TACACCAAGTTGACAGGTAGATGATTACCTCATCTTTAGGAAAGTATGGTCTGATAGTATAAACTTTGGAGGTCGGAGTCAGTGGGGGTGGTTGAAAAAAGAGGTCATTTGCCCCATCAATTGGCAGCAAACGctgtgggaagaaaaaaaagggagatgatcaGTGTTGGGAAGATATTTACTTTTAATGAGTGTGCACTGCAGATTACCAACTTAACATTAACTGGCTACTGCAGGCAGACCTAAAGAAGAGGGGTGTGCTATGCTTTACTAATAAAAACACCTctttgctgggggaggggagtgcttCTGAATAGAAATTACCCAAACTGAGTTACATAGCTTTAGTGACATACTACTGGGGAtttaaatatacagtaaaaaaaaattctattccaATTATGACAAATCTATCTTTTAAACCAATCTTATATAGACCATCTCTCACTAAAAGATGGCAGAACAGACTGTCAGGAGGAGAGGTTTGGTCTGAAGAGGGTTATCTGTCCAGGAGACGCTTTATCCCCAAAGCAATGCGCTTCAGTTTGCTGTGCGCAGCAGAGCACCTGTTGGGGGGAGAAAAGTAGAGCACCTGAAAGTCCATGAACAAATTCCAAAACCAAATAAACTTCATATTTTGTTCAAATTTTCATTCCTGGACTGTTCTTTCAAGTATTACTTATAAAATAATTGGGAAAATATCCAAAAGCCCTTTCACTGTTCATTTGCATAGTCATTCATCCTTTTTGCTCATGGAGTTTCCACTGGCAGACAAGCATGCGCGCATTGTGCATTGCGGGCGCAGATTAAAATGCTGTGCGACCTGCAAAGAAACAATGTGAAGTGTATACCTAGAGCCGCTGCGCTTCGCAGGCGCGGGGGGGAATTGGCAGCATCTCCTTCAGAAATTACTGCGAAAGAGGaggaaaatttgatttaaaatccAGCTATGTAACTAATTGAATTTGGGACTAGAAAGCCTTCGGCAGACCAATCCTTCCAGCCATCTGATGCGCAACATAAGGTTTCTCATAAGACAAAGAAAACGTCAATTCAGTTGTGAATTCATATTGATACCTGGAACTCTCCTGCTAGACCACCTCTAAAGGCCCAGGGTTCTTGGTCTCCAATTAAGAACTGTGCTGAAGAATGACTACGACACCCTGTTGAGATCAGATCCAAGCGGAGAACGTTACGAGAAAGGGGATTTCCTGGGGTCTCAAACGTCCAACAAACTAACAAACACTTTGTGGAAACAGCTCTCTAACAATAATCCAGGGTTTCAGGACAAGGCTgtgataataattttttttaatttgtaatggAATTTCAATACTgatgttccttcctctgatcAATGAATAATCATTCTTCTAGTGAAAGAGTTCTACCCTTTCTTAAATTATTGGAAGGAAAAAGTGTCAAGTTTGTCTGGGTCACACTTATATATTCCCTAGGTACAGCTGTAAAAATCAAGGCAGCTGCTTGCTCTGTAGCAAAATTACAGTAACTTTAAAGTTAAGTGAAGTGAGATTGATGAGACATTTTATTATCACAGCCCATGAAGGAATTAAACTTGTCTGAagtcacattttacattttgaggAAGGGTACAGGGAagggaaaaaggggggaaaaggggTTAATCTTGTCAGAAAACTAAGGTCAGCAGAATAAGTAAAAGAAATTATTCAGTAAGTTGACAATGAAACACAAtgagtactttttcttttttttctgacaagGACAATCCGAATTCAGACTTGGCTAGTAACAGTATCAGTCTGACAGATTCTGAGAACTAAGGAGAGCCAACTGATGCTCCTAATTTGTCCACAGCTAAAACATACTTTCCTTGAAAGTATGACAGTATCTGGCTCCTCTGATCAACCACTATCATCTTTGCAGTGCACTTAGCTCACACATGGAGTGGCAAGCTTTGAGGCCCAAAAGTCAGCATTTAAGGTCACCACTTAACCAACTCCACAGGCAATAAAGGAAGCTAATAATAAGAGataattaaaagcaaattatAATTGCCTTCCATAGGCAATAAAGGAAGCTAATAAgataattaaaagataatttggAGGCCAAATCAAAATCACCTGCCTAGTCTTCTGACAAGATAAAGCAGCGCAATATAGTTCTTTTCCAATTGAAGACAGCATTCTACCTCCTGTTCAAGTTAACAGTCTCATCAGTACAATACACAGTGTGCTAGTCAGACAGTCCCAAAGCAAACCAATTTTTTTGTTGACAATTCAGGCCCATTAAGAGATTATATCCAGGGTTGTCATTTTTCAGGGGTAGGggtacttaaaaatatatatatataatgtaatatttgtaaaataaatatgaaatagggGGTCAAAATTTAGGTTATGAAGAGAACCTGCCCCATTCCATAGCTCAGTGTAAACTTACACTGCAGGAAAAAACTACACGTCTCAAACTTTAAGATGAGCCAATTTCCCCTACCCCCCACTTTGAGACTACAACATAACTAGCACTTCCAACTATTACAATAAAAAGCTGCATGTACGAAGAGCTGTATAAATGAAAACATGGTTAATGCCTCAGTCGCTGCGCAAACGTGACTTCAGTTCATGCCTACTGCCCTTAAATCTACCTGAGCTACCTCACAGAACCTTTTAAGTTAAACTAATTAATCATGACGCGCTGTGAACATCTGCCGCTGTCCATCCAATAGTAGTAGAACTTGTGCTGAGGATTCTCCCATCTGTACACAATGGGGAAGAAGATAATAGAAGTCGTTAGTAATCAAAAGTACTGCATAGCCACATTCTTTAAAGGACTGAATGCCAGCTGGACTGGAGactagaggaaaagaaagggtacTAATCAGTAACTCCCTGAAATTACTGTAGAACCATGAAAATACTCTCTTTGTCGTGAGCTGTTGTAAAGCTATGTGGATGCCTAGATGATTATTTAAAGCTTCTAAGATGCTCTGACCTTGAGACTGTACAACAGCTATATACAATCTGGGAAAGCTGCCCCCATAACTGCACAGTACAGAGGTAAAGCCTGAGAGGAAAAAGCAGCAAGACTGTATATAATCAAGAATCTTTAGTAATTCTTGAATTAAAAGCTGAGTATCAAATGTTTTAAGCAACACTTTCTCAAACTTAATAATCCGGATTACAGGTTCGAAACTTAAGAACTTCAATCCCTATAAGGGTTAATTTTATCCTCTTGGCCAAAAGCCTGGAAGGCAAATGCCATCATCCAACAATCAATACAGAGGTTTTTCCTAAGCCTAAGGGCAGACGTGTATCATAGAGAAGAGGTATCTTGGAGCCTTTTAACAAGAGGAGGTCAAAATTCTCTTTTACCTGTTGTGCTACATATACAGGAACCCaaaattctctattttctttttccccaattcatttattcattttttattttgggcCGTGCCTCATGGCTTGCGGGTAGTGCCCGGACTAGAGATcgagcccatgccccctgcaatggaagcgtggaatcctaaccactggacagtcagggaattccctctactttCAAATTAACAATGAGAGACTCTATTTTTAGCTGCTAATTAGTTGTATCACaggaaaaatttctttttatatttaagagtCCAAAAGTATATAtgcagaaagtgagaaatctCTTTGCTACTACTCCTGAGTTACTCTAAGCTCACCGTGTTTCACACTTATATTTCACAGCCAAGAGTATGTAACCCATCATAGTATTTGTGACTACTATGAAAACTATGACATGTCAGTTAGCCTTGCTGCCTGCTGTGTGCTATGCATAAGTCCATTAGATATTCCTTATAGCTGGATTGAAAACCTGGAAATGAAATGAGATCCCTGGAGAAACTTGGCCATGCTGGTGCTTTTTACcaagtttgaaaattaaaaaaaataaaaaataaaaaaaaaaaatcactgttttccaaagagaagTCCATTTAATGAAGCAGAGTTTTCAGGGCATTGCAATTTTTATCCCCTGCTAAAACCAATTACTTGGTAGAGACATAAAGAAAAAGCTCTGTGAAATAATACCAAGTAGCACCAGAATAGCCTACCACTAAAGCTCGCATGCGCACAGGGCTGGGAGGATGGCTTCCTCTTTCCAGGCCCCCTTAGGTCATTTCGGCAATTGTTCTGTTAAACACAGCATTGATGTCATCAAGACACAGCAAGCAGCAGAGAGCTTACAGAGTCACAATTCATAGTGTCTCATCTCCAAATCAGATAAAAGTGGTATACATGGTTCCATCCAGGAAGCATTCAGTCAGAGCAAGTTAAAGTCAGTACTTTCTAACACATTTTCAAGATATTTATGCTGAATTAGCCCAAGGGAGAAAAATCAACGTGCTCGGtatatttactgaggcttgcacCTCAAGTCTGTAACAATGGGTACACCTTTGAAATCTAGGCAAAGAATTTAAACTCCCTATATGTTTTTCTCCCTGTGggataatgtctttttttttttaagggacaaTGTATCTGAGGAGAAGAGATTACTCCTGGAATACCTACCTAACCACTGTACAAAAGACTTCACCATAGACATTATACTCTTGATATCCCAAACATAGGAGTACATGTCATAAAGGATTGTCCTGTTGGCACAATTGGAGAGCCGAGTGAACATGCCCATCACTAGTCCGCACATCTCTTCAAACTTGGCTGCCCGCGACCGCCATTCTTCAATCTATTGAGGATCaataaaaacactcaaaaaaTTGAAAGTTTAACAACAATCTAAAACACAGTTTATAAACTAAGCTGTTTATGTTATCAGGTACCTGCAAATTTATACTAAACATTAAAGAATCAACGGGCTTAAACTTTTAAAGACAAACAATAAAAGTTTGTCTCCCCAAACTGACAAATATTCCTAATATAATCAATTTTGACTTTCCTTCATTCTTAGCTACTATAAGGTCAAACTAAGAAACTGTATATATCAGATTCAGCAGAGTCCGTACCTACTTTACAGAACACATTCTAAGATGTGGTCAATTCTCATTTAAGACCTCCCCTGTATCAACAGCATGGGGACCATCCAGGCCAGAGAAACAGGTAAATTAAGCATACTcactttttcagagtcttttccttTACAATTGACACTGACAACACTGCTATTTGCTCGAAGCCACTGGAACTCCCGTAACATCTGCGCTCCTTTGGGTCCATGCTCATAAGGAAGGTAGAATAGGTCAGCAAGTAACTGCAAATCCTCCAGAGTTACTGGTTCTGCAGTGTACAAAGGCTTCTCATTTGGACCAGGCACAAACTGCTCCTTGTTTGTCTGTTCATCAGTCTGCATCGGGGCAATATCACTAATGCAATCTTCCTGCATAGACATCTCTGGAGATTTTGATTCAGCTATGCTCTCTTTATCAGTGTCCATTGGTTTCAATTCCTCTGCCATTTTAGCTTCAACAATTTCAGTTAGTATTTGATTGTCATTCTTGTGGTCTGTCTCTTCCTGTTTTTCCACTACCATGTCCATGGGTTCCTCATCtggctgtttcttttcttcttccttggtcAGAGCTGTAGGCTCACCACTCAAGGCTGCTCCCTGGCTCATAATGGGCTCCTGGTAAACGGTTGTAACTACAGTTGTGGCATTTAAAGAgggtgctgcaactagaggagtCCCATCTACTACATTTGCTTTAGCCCCACTGTGTGCAACTTGCCTACCTATAAAAACAAATTGCCAGAGATAATCAGAATTAGAAACAGAACAAATTAGATCTagagaaatgttttcttcttacCATATCTCTAACTAAGAGCCTCAATTTGAGATTCCAAATAATTTGAGCCCCAAGAAAGTACAATTTCTCTAAACcactgggaggtggggaagggaagagaggaggggaaacACAGATCATAAACATGCCAACACCTattactttcttctcttttgaaGCTCTGTATTTAAAAACTACttcaaaaaaagatattttaaaaacaaattagcagGCTTCCctaatggcgcagtggttgagaatccgcctgccaatgcaggggacacgggtccaatccctggtccgggaagatcccacatgctgcggagcagctaaagcccgtgcgccacaactactgagcctgcgctctagagcccgtgagccacaactactgagcccgcgtgccacaactactgaagcccacgcgcctagagcccgtgctccgcaacaagagaagccaccgcaatgagaagcccgcgcactgcaacgaagagtagcccccgctcaccacaactagaggaagcccacgcgcagcaacagaaacccaacacagccaaaaataaataaataaaataaatttatatatatatatatataaaaacaaattagcATTCCAtcaaaataaaagctatttaagaccaaaagtaaaattaaaaaaaccttatCCTCTAGATTCCTAAATTTCATTTTGCTTGGCAGGCCTATAAGAAGACACATTACAAATGTCCTTTACTTTATGTCGCAAACAATGTGATCCAACCCCCTTACAAAGAAAGGCCAAACTCACTGCTGTACTGATGAGGTACGCCAAACTCCTGCAACCATTCTGTTAAAGCTAACTTTAGAGCCATCTGTGGACTATAGAGTACATCAGTTTCTATATCTTCATCACTGCCTTCATTTTCTAACTTTATCTGGATCGACACAGTACTGTCTTCACTATCAGctgcaaaaaagagagaaagagcacAAAAACAGTTTTCATTACAAAACACTAATTGTTACAGTAAACCCAGAGAAGCAAAGAACTGGAACAAGAACAAACCTTAAGCATAATATGCAAACACAACCAAGACCCTTCACTGAACCACTTCACCCAGAATAGTCATCTAAGTGCATTGCTAAATGTAAAATTCCAATTGAAATATTAAACATTAACTTTAGAATCACTGGACAAGGCAGTCATAAATGTCCACTTATTATCAATTATTGGGAATgcaaggttaaaggcactatacTTCCCATAAAGAAGATTCCCTACCCTTCAGGGGTTTATAacttaaaaaggcaaataattatgaaaaaataatggGCACATTAATAAATGCAttgaggggagaagagaaaattgaTAGAGAGCCCACATATGAGCACAGATAATAAGCATATAAAAGAACCAGGATAGCGGTAGAAAAAATTAAGTCTGAACTCTCTTTGGCTTGGTATTCAAATCCCACTATTCTTAGCTTTCCTTCTTATTTCCCTGCACACAGGCCAGTCTGGCTAATGTCCACTAGTCGTTAACATGCTTCATGCTCTGCCTTAAAAGAGGTAGATACTAACAGCCATGTATACAGAGAGGATTGAGATTATATCCCTAACTCTGTGTTTCTTACTGGGGAGAGGGGGTGACAATGACTGAGTCTTGAAGGGAAGCATTAATTCAATAAACAGAACTGGAAGTAGGGGTACAGAACTGAGAAACAGAACACAACTTTCAACTACATACCACTAAGCACCATAATGTGACATTTCAATACCCCGCAATGGGCCAAAATTCAGGTAACTTGAAATTTTCAGAGTCTAGTATTTTCATCTCTAGCCCACCAACCCTTTAATGCCCTGCAGACTTTACTCATACTTCGACCCAGTGTAAGTAACTCCTCCTCTATGAAATCATTTACCAGCACTTTCGCTTAGCAGAAGTTATCACTGTCTCCTGTGTTCCCCCTAGCACTCTGTAGATAATTATCTCAGCACTTATCATTTTATAGTACAGTTGCCTATCTGCTTTATCTAACACCAGACTAAATTCTTTCAAAGTAGGGACTATTTTAGTCTTTGCATCCTTAGTGTCTGATAAATAGGTGTTTAAATGTTAGTGAATAAACAACTAGTCAGCATTCTCCTACTTGGAACTCAATAAggaatttttcataaataaaaatcagtaagcCAATgtctaaaatgagaaaatgtctcATAAATGTAAGCTGaacttaaattatatattaagtaACTCAGAGAATATTTAGCCATCTAAAATACACCATTTAATAAAATCACCTGAAAACACAAATTCAATCAGAATTATTCAAGGGATAACAGGAACACTAAAAGACTACCTTGTCTAGTTACTCAGACTTGAAAGGCtaagacacattttaaaaacaaagaactgaGGCCAAGAAGTTATTAAGTAACTTGTGCAAAGGCAGTCTAAGCAGCCCTTTTTCTATCATATACAACTCATTCACAGGACTAAACAACACCTTAAAAAAATCCTCTTAAATCTTGATGACAAAAGAATGCATACTTGCCAATGGTTCTACTTAATCCCAACTCTCCTCCCAAAGTCAAGAATTAAGTCATCTACTTACTCATCACTACATCTTTCCTCACTCCATTCATGTTTGACTTGTACCAGGTGGCAAGGGTGTGGATAGCAACATAGTTGGCTTCAAATTCACAATTTGGATTAGTCAAGACTCCTTTTAACCGCGGGATCAGTTCTGTAGATCTTCCTTTGTATGGGCCCAGAAATAGTCTCTTCTGATCATAATCATTAGCATGAATGTTATCCCAGATTACTGGAGCTCTCTTAATAATCTTAGAAACCTCTTCAATGGACTCTACTGGAATTTCTTTAGAAACAACTTTGGGACCTAGAAATAATGACCACCATTTATTAAAAGACTCTCACAcaagacagtggcatggacatatatacactaccaaacgtaaaatagatagctagtgggaagcagccgcatagcacaggggagatcacctcagtgctttgcgaccacctagaggggtgggtagggagggtgggagggagggagagggaagagatatggggatatatgtatacatatagctgattcactttgttataaagcagaaactaacacaccattgtaaaacaattatactccaataaagatgttttaataaattaataaattaaataaataaatcctcagaggaaatttttttaaaacaaaaacaacaaaaagattttttaatcttttaaacaaaaacaacaacaaaaaaagctgaGCCTTAACCagaacattttgttttaattctctttcttttacAAAGTACACATTCTTCACTtagtattaaaaatatctttgaggttttataaagcagaaactaacacaccattgtaaagcaattatactccaatacagatgttaaaaaaaaaatctttgaggaTTTTTCAGTGAGTCTGAGTATCAGTTACTGGTAAACAATAGATCTGTAGGGATCTGGGCTAACAGGTATTGGTCTCAGCACTAGGAGAATgctgtattttataaaatgaaagctgTAATGCTGGATTGACAGTTAGTAATCGATGAGCTGTATTAGCTTTCATTCTAAGAATTAAGGGCAGAAATCCTCCCAGGGTTTAGGTTAATTAGACTTTGTCTAATTGAGGATATATTATAATGGTAAAAAATGGTTAACATGGAAATTTCTTTCTTACTGATGTATCACTTTGCAGAAAGTTACCCAAACCTTAAATATTCCTACCTTTTAACCACTAATTCTATTTCTGAGACTCTGACCTGAGGAAATGTAGGGCAAGGGGAATAAAGCTGAGTAAAAGGACATATtgctgtgttattttaaaaagaaaaattgttatgaaatataacaaaggaaaataattatatgcaGTATATTTTGAAGAACCATGTatgagagtcttttttttttttttttttttgcggtacgtgggcctctcactgttgtggcctctcctgttgcggagcacaggctccggatgcgcaggctcagcggccatggctcacgggcccagccgctccggggcatgtgggatcttcccggactggggcacgaacccgtgtcccctgcatcggcaggcggactctcaaccactgcgccaccagggaagcccaaggctcagctttttaaaagtatccaattaggggcttccctggtggcgcagtggttgagaattcacCTGACAAagcaggtttgagccctgatccgggaaggtcccacatgccgcagagcaactaagcccatgcgccacaactactgagcctgcgctctagagcccgagagccacaactactgaagcccacgcacctagagcctgtgctccgcaacaacagaaaccaccgtgagaagcccgcacactgcaacaaaatgCAGCCCCGCccttgccgcaattagagaaagcccgcgtgcagcaaccaagacccaacacagccaaaaataaaaataaactttaaaaataaataaaagtatccaATTAACCAGAACAACCAACTCCCAAG
This window of the Orcinus orca chromosome 14, mOrcOrc1.1, whole genome shotgun sequence genome carries:
- the OGA gene encoding protein O-GlcNAcase isoform X1, which gives rise to MVQKESQAALEERESELNSNPAASAGASLEPQAAPAPGEDNPAGAGGAAVAGAAGGARRFLCGVVEGFYGRPWVMEQRKELFRRLQKWELNTYLYAPKDDYKHRMFWREMYSVEEAEQLMTLISAAREYEIEFIYAISPGLDITFSNPKEVSTLKRKLDQVSQFGCRSFALLFDDIDHNMCAADKEVFSSFAHAQVSITNEIYQYLGEPETFLFCPTEYCGTFCYPNVSQSPYLRTVGEKLLPGIEVLWTGPKVVSKEIPVESIEEVSKIIKRAPVIWDNIHANDYDQKRLFLGPYKGRSTELIPRLKGVLTNPNCEFEANYVAIHTLATWYKSNMNGVRKDVVMTDSEDSTVSIQIKLENEGSDEDIETDVLYSPQMALKLALTEWLQEFGVPHQYSSRQVAHSGAKANVVDGTPLVAAPSLNATTVVTTVYQEPIMSQGAALSGEPTALTKEEEKKQPDEEPMDMVVEKQEETDHKNDNQILTEIVEAKMAEELKPMDTDKESIAESKSPEMSMQEDCISDIAPMQTDEQTNKEQFVPGPNEKPLYTAEPVTLEDLQLLADLFYLPYEHGPKGAQMLREFQWLRANSSVVSVNCKGKDSEKIEEWRSRAAKFEEMCGLVMGMFTRLSNCANRTILYDMYSYVWDIKSIMSMVKSFVQWLGCRSHSSAQFLIGDQEPWAFRGGLAGEFQRLLPIDGANDLFFQPPPLTPTSKVYTIRPYFPKDEASVYKICREMYDDGVGLPFQSQPDLIGDKLVGGLLSLSLDYCFVLEDEDGICGYALGTVDVTPFIKKCKISWIPFMQEKYTKPNGDKELSEAEKIMLSFHEEQEVLPETFLANFPSLIKMDIHKKVTDPSVAKSMMACLLSSLKANGSRGAFCEVRPDDKRILEFYSKLGCFEIAKMEGFPKDVVILGRSL
- the OGA gene encoding protein O-GlcNAcase isoform X3, encoding MVQKESQAALEERESELNSNPAASAGASLEPQAAPAPGEDNPAGAGGAAVAGAAGGARRFLCGVVEGFYGRPWVMEQRKELFRRLQKWELNTYLYAPKDDYKHRMFWREMYSVEEAEQLMTLISAAREYEIEFIYAISPGLDITFSNPKEVSTLKRKLDQVSQFGCRSFALLFDDIDHNMCAADKEVFSSFAHAQVSITNEIYQYLGEPETFLFCPTEYCGTFCYPNVSQSPYLRTVGEKLLPGIEVLWTGPKVVSKEIPVESIEEVSKIIKRAPVIWDNIHANDYDQKRLFLGPYKGRSTELIPRLKGVLTNPNCEFEANYVAIHTLATWYKSNMNGVRKDVVMTDSEDSTVSIQIKLENEGSDEDIETDVLYSPQMALKLALTEWLQEFGVPHQYSSRQVAHSGAKANVVDGTPLVAAPSLNATTVVTTVYQEPIMSQGAALSGEPTALTKEEEKKQPDEEPMDMVVEKQEETDHKNDNQILTEIVEAKMAEELKPMDTDKESIAESKSPEMSMQEDCISDIAPMQTDEQTNKEQFVPGPNEKPLYTAEPVTLEDLQLLADLFYLPYEHGPKGAQMLREFQWLRANSSVVSVNCKGKDSEKIEEWRSRAAKFEEMCGLVMGMFTRLSNCANRTILYDMYSYVWDIKSIMSMVKSFVQWLAFAAN